One part of the Malus sylvestris chromosome 2, drMalSylv7.2, whole genome shotgun sequence genome encodes these proteins:
- the LOC126612589 gene encoding rust resistance kinase Lr10-like, translating into MQKLIIFSFCILILVFFKLVGASQYVCAKSNCSNDQGPAMHFPLNIRRTHHCGNSGLECNGRYEQQILIKLFVKHIDYKRQEIQVYSPSNCLLLRPVEIPNMPPSPFNVSVVDYMRNDYTRNVYMINVTLYSCHTSVARRDTFVYQVPCLGDRGKRTYAIDSDFGFGTLFQNLQSCTKMYDVLSVPIAYKSDVLRFKWSIPNCRKCGEGKRCGWQNNGTNSEIKCIQWRKPSNTWKLVVTGGILGSLLLVLLMIAAYRVYSADRKEKESRLRIERFLEDYKALKPSRYSYADIKRITNQFKDKLGEGAYGTVFKGMLSSEFFIAVKVLNSSKGDGEEFVNEVRTMGHIHHVNVARLVGFCADGFVRALVYKFFPNGSLQDFISSADSKNSFLGWDKLQDIALGIAKGIEYLHQGCDLRILHFDIKPHNVLLDQNFTPKISDFGLAKLCSKDQSLVSMTTARGTMGYIAPEVFSRNFGNVSYKADVYSFGMLLLEMVGGRKNIGSITDNTTNEIYYPQWIYNLLEEGDDLRIHIGEEGDGKIPKKLAIIGLWCI; encoded by the exons ATGCAGAAATTGATCATCTTTTCCTTTTGCATATTGATACTGGTTTTCTTCAAACTAGTTGGAGCAAGCCAATATGTGTGCGCGAAatctaattgtagcaatgatcaagGCCCGGCTATGCATTTCCCATTGAACATCAGGCGCACACATCATTGTGGAAATTCTGGGCTTGAATGCAATGGAAGATATGAGCAGCAAATactaataaaattatttgtcaaACACATAGATTACAAGCGTCAGGAAATCCAAGTCTATTCCCCAAGTAACTGCCTGCTGCTAAGGCCTGTTGAAATCCCAAACATGCCACCCTCTCCCTTCAACGTGTCAGTAGTCGATTACATGAGAAACGATTACACGAGAAACGTTTACATGATAAACGTTACCTTATACAGTTGTCATACTTCTGTTGCAAGACGAGATACGTTTGTGTATCAAGTCCCCTGCCTCGGCGATCGTGGCAAGAGAACTTATGCCATTGATTCTGACTTTGGTTTTGGAACTCTTTTCCAGAATCTACAATCTTGTACAAAAATGTATGATGTTTTATCAGTTCCAATAGCCTATAAATCTGATGTTCTTCGTTTCAAATGGTCTATACCAAATTGCAGAAAATGTGGAGAGGGAAAGAGGTGTGGATGGCAGAACAATGGCACCAACAGTGAAATTAAATGTATTCAATGGAGGAAACCAA GCAACACATGGAAATTAGTGGTTACAGGTGGAATCCTGGGTTCTTTGCTTCTTGTTCTACTGATGATTGCAGCATATCGGGTATATAGCGCtgatagaaaggaaaaagagagtCGATTGCGAATCGAAAGATTCTTGGAGGATTACAAAGCACTCAAACCAAGCAGGTATTCGTACGCAGATATTAAGAGGATTACAAATCAATTCAAGGACAAGTTGGGCGAAGGAGCCTATGGAACTGTCTTTAAAGGAATGCTCTCTTCTGAATTCTTTATTGCTGTCAAAGTCCTCAACAGTTCTAAGGGAGATGGGGAAGAGTTCGTAAATGAAGTGCGAACGATGGGTCATATCCACCACGTCAACGTGGCTCGCTTGGTTGGATTTTGTGCTGATGGATTTGTAAGAGCTCTTGTTTACAAGTTCTTCCCCAATGGTTCCCTGCAGGATTTCATTTCATCCGCAGATAGTAAGAATTCCTTTCTTGGTTGGGATAAGCTGCAGGATATTGCCCTAGGCATAGCCAAAGGAATTGaatatcttcaccaaggatgcGATCTACGAATCCTGCATTTCGATATCAAACCCCATAATGTTTTGCttgaccaaaacttcactccAAAAATTTCTGATTTTGGTTTGGCCAAGTTATGTTCCAAGGATCAAAGCTTGGTGTCCATGACTACAGCTAGGGGGACCATGGGCTACATTGCACCCGAAGTGTTCTCCAGGAATTTTGGAAATGTGTCTTACAAGGCAGATGTCTATAGCTTTGGAATGCTGCTGCTTGAGATGgtaggaggaaggaagaatatTGGTTCAATCACGGATAACACTACAAATGAAATTTACTATCCACAGTGGATTTATAATCTTCTAGAGGAAGGGGATGACCTACGAATCCATATTGGGGAAGAAGGAGATGGTAAAATTCCAAAGAAACTTGCAATTATAGGGCTATGGTGTATCTAG